The Chitinophagales bacterium genome has a segment encoding these proteins:
- the dnaB gene encoding replicative DNA helicase, which yields MSEQTTNKKTRLTRTKTDDISHLLYGKIPPQARDLEEAVLGAILIEKDAISYVSDVLKPESFYVDAHAKIYEAIQDLFGKTQPIDLLTVTEELRKKGQLENVGGAFYLSELTNKVASSANVEYHARIIIQKFIQRELIRISNDIIKDAYEDTTDVFDLLDTSEKRIYEITDKNLRNSTQNIGKLVSKSIMQIEDLVKREDGILEDSVPSGFIDLDKETSGWKATDLIIIAARPAMGKTAFVLNLARNAAVDFNKPVAIFSLEMGAVQLAKRLIAMETEINAQSISNGKLTDAELKMMSQKVEKLSQAPIYINDQPAINIYELRAQCRRLQNAKGIQMVIIDYLQLMSGIGDGKGMNREQEISNISRSLKSLAKELNIPVIALSQLNRSVETRSGDKRPQLSDLRESGSIEQDADMVMFLYRPEYYNLMTDESGQSLAGISEVIIAKHRNGPTGTVKLRFKKDFGRFTDAGGLFDELEDLGSYKTIPSKLNSDNPNINNDDDDDAFDLF from the coding sequence ATGTCAGAACAAACTACCAATAAAAAAACACGACTTACTAGAACTAAAACCGACGATATTTCTCATTTATTATATGGAAAAATTCCACCACAAGCTCGTGATTTAGAAGAAGCAGTACTTGGTGCTATTTTAATTGAAAAAGATGCTATTAGTTATGTTTCTGATGTATTAAAACCAGAAAGTTTTTATGTTGATGCTCATGCTAAAATATATGAAGCCATTCAAGATTTATTTGGTAAAACACAACCTATCGATTTACTAACGGTTACCGAAGAACTTAGAAAAAAAGGTCAGTTAGAAAATGTTGGTGGTGCGTTTTATTTGAGTGAGTTAACCAATAAAGTAGCTTCTTCTGCCAATGTAGAATATCATGCGAGAATAATTATTCAGAAATTTATTCAAAGAGAATTAATCAGAATTTCTAACGATATTATTAAAGATGCTTATGAAGATACTACCGATGTATTTGATTTATTAGATACTTCTGAAAAAAGAATCTATGAAATTACAGATAAAAACTTAAGAAACTCTACACAAAATATAGGTAAACTCGTATCAAAATCTATCATGCAAATTGAAGATTTAGTTAAACGAGAAGATGGTATTTTGGAAGATTCTGTACCTTCTGGTTTTATTGATTTAGATAAAGAAACTTCTGGCTGGAAAGCTACCGACTTAATTATTATTGCAGCAAGACCAGCAATGGGTAAAACGGCTTTTGTATTGAATTTAGCAAGAAATGCAGCAGTAGATTTTAACAAACCAGTGGCTATATTTTCGTTAGAAATGGGTGCAGTGCAATTAGCTAAAAGATTAATTGCTATGGAAACCGAAATTAACGCTCAAAGTATTTCTAATGGCAAGTTAACTGACGCAGAATTAAAAATGATGAGTCAGAAAGTTGAAAAACTATCGCAAGCACCAATTTATATTAACGACCAACCTGCTATTAATATTTACGAGTTAAGAGCTCAATGTAGACGATTGCAAAATGCAAAAGGCATACAAATGGTCATCATCGATTATTTACAATTGATGAGTGGCATTGGTGATGGAAAAGGCATGAACAGAGAACAGGAAATTTCAAATATTTCTCGTTCATTGAAAAGCTTAGCAAAAGAATTAAACATACCAGTAATTGCTTTATCACAGTTAAATCGTAGTGTAGAAACACGATCTGGTGATAAAAGACCACAATTATCAGACTTAAGAGAATCTGGTTCTATTGAGCAAGATGCAGATATGGTTATGTTTTTATATCGTCCTGAATATTATAATTTAATGACAGATGAAAGTGGACAATCTTTAGCTGGAATTTCGGAAGTCATTATAGCAAAGCATAGAAATGGACCAACAGGAACTGTAAAACTTAGATTTAAAAAAGACTTTGGTCGATTTACAGATGCTGGTGGTTTGTTTGACGAATTAGAAGACTTAGGCAGTTATAAAACCATTCCTTCAAAATTAAATAGCGACAATCCAAATATCAATAACGACGATGATGATGACGCCTTTGATTTATTTTAA
- a CDS encoding PorP/SprF family type IX secretion system membrane protein, whose protein sequence is MMLLCCDKKYYISILLLILCCNIQSQDIHFSQFRLLPNVINPAFTGVFEEDIKIGLTYRNQSPTLNNVFNTVGFGIDASLFKQKRPTSIMGLGVHFYSDVAGSIRFAKNVIMLNYAYSQVLDKQYKFVLSFGIQNSLQFSSIDFSKITTEDAFNGFNNFDFNELTEYNLINKKFNYNIGSGILFTMQPTSKINAHIGFGAFNLVSNNVSWNKDNNIPIQKRYTLQLGAALKTKGNISILPNVLIQKQKLFSEYIFGSYVQYSKKSKNNQANEKYAIAIGTHYRWNDAVIIGTQFYYKKININIAYDVQTSKLIRANKSVGALEISLVYGNQVFKDRITPKLPIPCPKTLY, encoded by the coding sequence GTGATGTTACTCTGTTGCGATAAAAAATATTATATAAGTATTTTATTGTTGATATTATGTTGTAATATCCAATCGCAAGATATTCACTTTTCGCAATTTAGATTATTGCCCAATGTAATTAATCCAGCTTTTACAGGAGTATTTGAAGAAGATATAAAAATTGGACTCACATATAGAAATCAATCGCCTACACTAAACAATGTTTTTAATACAGTTGGTTTTGGAATTGATGCTTCTTTGTTTAAACAAAAACGACCTACAAGTATTATGGGTTTAGGTGTGCATTTTTATAGTGATGTTGCAGGAAGTATTCGTTTTGCCAAGAATGTAATTATGTTGAATTATGCTTACTCGCAAGTATTAGATAAACAATACAAGTTTGTACTGTCTTTTGGTATTCAAAACAGCTTACAATTTTCTAGTATTGATTTTTCTAAAATTACTACAGAAGATGCCTTTAATGGATTTAATAATTTTGATTTTAATGAATTAACAGAATATAATTTAATTAATAAAAAATTTAATTATAATATTGGATCTGGTATATTATTTACAATGCAACCTACATCAAAAATTAATGCACATATTGGTTTTGGTGCATTTAATTTAGTATCCAATAATGTTTCTTGGAATAAAGACAACAACATTCCAATTCAAAAAAGATATACACTTCAACTGGGAGCTGCTTTAAAAACTAAAGGTAATATTTCAATTCTTCCAAATGTGCTAATTCAAAAACAAAAGCTATTTAGTGAGTATATATTTGGTTCATATGTACAATATTCTAAAAAAAGCAAGAATAATCAAGCCAATGAAAAATATGCAATTGCTATAGGTACGCATTATAGATGGAATGATGCTGTAATTATAGGAACACAGTTTTACTATAAAAAAATCAACATCAATATTGCTTACGATGTACAAACATCTAAATTAATAAGAGCCAATAAATCAGTTGGAGCTTTAGAAATATCATTGGTGTATGGCAACCAAGTATTTAAAGACAGAATTACACCTAAATTACCTATACCATGTCCAAAAACATTGTATTAA
- a CDS encoding PKD domain-containing protein, translated as MQIPKYILLIILCCFVQFSYAQINAAFVTTPNDTGCVPYRVDFFNTSTGNPDNCSWNFGNGATSSICTPTYTFTQAGNYIVTLTVTKGNLTSTFKDTIVVYNKPTANFTANITTGCEPLTTTITDLSTATGSTIVAWQWDFGDGNTSEQQNNTHIYNFDGFKNVFLKVTDNRACESTIQKTAYINVLDKPEANFSSPNHQNCVIPTNVIFQNTTSGGNGVATANWTFGDNTSSNQINPQHNYTNGGRYDVGLMVTGNNGCKDTVVKNEFVILESILADFSVSPQKICKGNTIHFQDNSNNVLANLSWDFGNGETANNVKQANVVYDNVGTYTVTLTATYNNCTHTISKQIVVEDNPTIDFTIDNKTVSCNKTSTLTPTFPDNNYSYTWYILKDTIRIDTLYTRTINYNFYQQTSSSASFSVVLEVKNSLGCVASLLKENFVNVVVTSVDIIHINEPTCYWLPIRPSVVINSAHAFDSIIWNFGDGTPNVVGQVAPFHTYSQEGTYNLSVRVVYNNCEIITKQAQISVGYKVSNFVGNIINTTVCVHDTVFLKAANLSNVPIDFKWLMGDGFFEVGNNTFHRYNFPSQPTTYTVKLVGSYLGCPDTMKIDDVMVLYPKANFFTQTVCNKDRTIKVVNSATGADSVVYDMGNGDKLINPSLVFEYTYASNNIDNYKIKQIVYNKTTNCTDSLIRSIVLESINVDLIATKNIGCAPFKTQLKSNLLNAFFIQLQNFYWVIGSDTCKRCYDYEYQVQPNKIYDVKLVLVYNDSCKKEIVKDSFLIGDGLSTIVEPKVLSNCKPYLVEFKDTVISYFSNLDTILYNFGDGNSIDTLHPSHAYADTGLYTYTLKVTNTAGCAAFIKDTVRVNSFYPDFTTDVDTTCTNLPIQFISSYINNNYSYLWNFGDGTTATNHNPKHSYTNSGDYTVTLTITDSLGCSKSISKNNIQIQDFIFDFVADQLFAPCPTLKVNFQLLGNQTANNIQQLQWSFGNNNYSNDINLNPSTIYTQGGKYTVKLFVKNKYNCSDSVIKSNYIEVLGPSGVLHCSPNAVCIGDTITMILQKTTSIKNHWDFGDGSSITNTSTALYDTIKHVYQTAGTYLPSVVIEEANGCQAIIISSDTVFVNQLQTNIQALTLSLCDTGTINFTHQTNILGNTNIKKIEWFINNQLVSTNDAMQHHFVATQNTTVYTIKLAITTMSNCIAYDAVQIKVFATPKITLADEMKICKTEQAKIKIQGANHYQWIPNLSFQNGAYIAQPNTDSWYFVEAHNDNALCFTKDSIFIKVIDTIPASVLFDNATLCINDSIQLFAFGDTTDNNLPKFVWSPTNDINNINISNPIVYPKSNQSYQVTVSNGKCTAQQFPINIDVVSLPNVQATTPYYAISGSPVQLSATSDYIVDFHWLPTQNLSCNPCANPTLTTDQTTTYTVVAIDSNNCKAQTNVEVLVYDECSDKVVFVPNTFTPNYNGQNDELKILGHSIDYITIFRIFDRWGKLLFETNDINKGWNGMYNGELLPPGVYVYYIEAYCINGKKILKTGDVTLLR; from the coding sequence TTGCAAATACCTAAATATATATTACTCATTATCCTTTGTTGCTTTGTTCAGTTTTCCTATGCACAAATTAATGCTGCATTTGTAACTACACCAAATGATACTGGTTGTGTTCCTTATAGAGTCGATTTTTTTAATACTTCAACAGGAAATCCAGACAACTGTTCTTGGAATTTTGGCAATGGTGCTACAAGTAGTATATGTACACCAACTTATACTTTTACACAAGCAGGAAATTATATAGTAACGCTTACTGTTACCAAAGGCAATCTAACTAGTACATTTAAAGATACCATTGTTGTCTATAATAAACCAACTGCTAATTTTACAGCAAATATAACCACTGGCTGTGAACCTTTAACTACTACAATTACCGATTTATCTACTGCAACTGGAAGCACTATTGTTGCTTGGCAATGGGATTTTGGCGATGGCAATACTTCAGAACAACAAAACAATACACATATTTATAATTTTGATGGATTTAAAAATGTTTTTCTAAAAGTAACCGATAATAGAGCTTGCGAAAGTACGATTCAAAAAACAGCTTATATTAATGTCTTAGATAAACCAGAAGCCAATTTTTCTTCACCAAATCATCAAAACTGTGTAATACCAACTAATGTAATTTTTCAAAATACTACTAGTGGAGGTAATGGTGTAGCAACTGCAAATTGGACATTCGGAGATAATACTTCAAGCAATCAAATAAATCCACAACATAATTATACTAATGGTGGAAGATATGATGTTGGTTTAATGGTTACTGGAAATAATGGATGTAAAGATACTGTAGTTAAAAACGAATTTGTTATTTTAGAAAGTATATTGGCAGATTTCTCTGTTTCACCACAAAAAATTTGTAAAGGGAATACTATACATTTTCAAGATAATTCTAATAATGTTTTAGCTAATTTAAGTTGGGATTTTGGTAACGGAGAAACAGCTAATAATGTAAAACAAGCCAATGTTGTGTATGATAATGTAGGAACATATACAGTTACACTTACTGCAACTTATAATAATTGCACACATACTATTAGTAAGCAAATTGTAGTAGAAGACAATCCAACTATAGATTTTACTATTGATAATAAAACAGTGAGTTGCAATAAAACATCTACGCTTACACCAACTTTTCCAGATAATAATTATAGTTATACATGGTATATTTTAAAAGATACTATTAGAATTGACACATTATACACTAGAACAATTAATTATAATTTTTATCAACAAACATCAAGCAGTGCTTCTTTTAGTGTTGTCTTAGAAGTTAAAAATAGTTTAGGTTGTGTAGCATCTTTATTAAAGGAAAATTTTGTTAATGTAGTGGTTACATCTGTAGATATTATACATATAAATGAACCAACTTGCTACTGGTTGCCAATAAGACCTTCTGTAGTCATCAATAGTGCTCATGCATTTGATAGTATTATTTGGAATTTTGGTGATGGCACGCCAAATGTTGTTGGGCAAGTAGCACCATTTCATACTTATAGTCAAGAAGGTACTTATAATTTAAGTGTAAGAGTAGTATATAATAATTGCGAAATTATTACCAAACAAGCACAAATTAGCGTTGGCTACAAAGTATCTAATTTCGTAGGCAATATTATTAATACTACTGTATGCGTACACGATACTGTTTTTTTAAAAGCAGCAAATTTATCTAATGTACCAATAGACTTTAAATGGCTAATGGGTGATGGATTTTTTGAAGTAGGCAATAATACATTTCATCGATATAATTTTCCAAGTCAACCAACTACTTATACAGTAAAATTAGTGGGCAGCTATTTAGGTTGTCCAGATACTATGAAAATAGACGATGTTATGGTTTTATATCCTAAAGCAAACTTCTTTACACAAACAGTTTGTAACAAAGACAGAACCATTAAAGTAGTAAATTCTGCTACAGGTGCAGACTCAGTTGTTTATGATATGGGTAATGGAGATAAACTAATTAATCCATCACTTGTTTTTGAATATACTTATGCTAGTAATAATATTGATAATTATAAAATAAAACAAATTGTATATAACAAAACTACAAATTGTACTGATTCATTAATAAGAAGTATTGTACTTGAATCTATTAATGTAGATCTTATAGCCACTAAAAATATTGGATGTGCTCCTTTTAAGACACAACTAAAGTCTAATTTATTAAATGCATTTTTTATTCAGTTACAAAATTTTTATTGGGTTATTGGCTCAGATACTTGTAAACGATGTTATGACTACGAATATCAAGTGCAACCAAATAAAATATATGATGTAAAATTAGTTTTAGTGTATAATGATTCTTGTAAAAAAGAAATTGTAAAAGATAGTTTTTTAATTGGCGATGGACTATCTACAATTGTAGAACCTAAAGTATTGAGTAATTGTAAACCATACTTAGTAGAATTTAAAGATACTGTAATTAGTTATTTTTCTAATTTAGATACAATATTATATAATTTTGGAGATGGAAATTCTATAGATACTTTACATCCAAGTCATGCTTACGCAGATACAGGTTTATATACATATACATTAAAAGTTACCAATACAGCTGGTTGTGCTGCATTTATAAAAGATACAGTTCGAGTCAATTCTTTCTATCCAGATTTTACTACAGATGTAGATACTACTTGTACTAATTTGCCTATACAATTTATAAGTTCGTATATTAATAATAATTATTCTTATTTATGGAATTTTGGTGATGGAACAACTGCTACGAATCATAATCCAAAACACAGTTATACCAATAGTGGAGATTATACAGTTACACTAACTATTACAGATAGTTTAGGTTGTAGTAAATCTATATCTAAAAATAATATACAAATACAAGATTTTATATTTGATTTTGTAGCAGATCAATTATTTGCACCTTGTCCAACACTAAAAGTCAACTTTCAATTGCTAGGAAATCAAACAGCCAATAACATACAACAATTACAATGGAGTTTTGGCAACAATAATTATAGTAACGATATCAATTTAAATCCATCTACAATTTATACACAAGGTGGAAAATATACAGTTAAATTATTCGTTAAAAATAAATATAATTGTAGTGATAGTGTAATTAAATCAAACTATATTGAAGTACTAGGACCAAGTGGTGTTTTACATTGTTCTCCAAATGCTGTCTGTATTGGTGATACTATTACTATGATTTTACAAAAAACAACTAGCATAAAAAATCATTGGGATTTTGGTGATGGCAGTTCTATTACTAATACATCTACTGCTTTATATGATACTATAAAACATGTCTATCAAACAGCAGGAACTTATTTGCCTAGTGTAGTTATTGAAGAAGCTAATGGTTGCCAAGCAATTATTATTTCGTCAGATACTGTTTTTGTGAATCAACTGCAAACCAATATTCAAGCATTAACATTGTCTTTATGTGATACTGGAACGATTAATTTTACACACCAAACCAATATTTTAGGAAATACTAATATTAAAAAAATAGAATGGTTTATCAATAATCAATTGGTGAGTACCAATGATGCGATGCAACATCATTTTGTAGCAACTCAAAATACAACAGTGTATACCATAAAGTTGGCTATTACAACCATGAGTAATTGTATAGCTTACGATGCTGTACAAATAAAAGTATTTGCTACACCAAAAATTACACTAGCAGATGAAATGAAAATTTGTAAAACAGAACAAGCTAAAATTAAAATTCAAGGTGCTAATCACTACCAATGGATACCAAATTTAAGTTTTCAGAATGGAGCTTATATTGCACAACCTAATACTGATTCATGGTATTTTGTAGAAGCACATAACGATAATGCACTTTGTTTTACTAAAGATTCTATTTTTATTAAAGTAATAGATACTATTCCTGCAAGTGTTTTATTTGATAATGCTACGCTATGTATCAACGATTCAATTCAATTGTTTGCTTTTGGTGATACAACAGACAATAATTTACCAAAATTTGTATGGTCGCCAACTAATGATATAAATAATATAAATATTAGTAACCCAATAGTTTATCCTAAGTCTAATCAATCGTATCAAGTAACAGTAAGTAATGGAAAATGTACTGCACAACAGTTTCCAATTAATATAGATGTTGTTTCATTACCAAATGTTCAAGCAACAACACCATATTATGCTATCAGTGGTTCGCCAGTACAACTCAGTGCAACTTCCGACTATATTGTTGATTTTCATTGGTTACCTACACAAAATTTATCTTGCAATCCATGTGCTAATCCTACATTAACTACAGACCAAACGACTACTTATACTGTTGTAGCCATAGATAGTAATAATTGTAAAGCACAAACAAATGTAGAAGTATTGGTCTATGATGAATGTAGCGATAAAGTAGTTTTTGTGCCGAATACTTTTACACCAAATTATAACGGACAAAATGATGAATTAAAGATTCTAGGTCATAGTATTGATTATATAACTATTTTTAGAATATTTGACCGTTGGGGAAAATTGCTATTTGAAACGAATGATATTAATAAAGGTTGGAATGGAATGTATAATGGAGAATTGTTGCCACCTGGAGTTTATGTGTATTATATAGAAGCTTATTGTATTAATGGAAAAAAGATTTTAAAAACTGGTGATGTTACTCTGTTGCGATAA
- a CDS encoding intradiol ring-cleavage dioxygenase produces the protein MDRKKFLRNGILGLGSLVAVPAIISACNKEENNGACSLSPSETAGPFPIKTPSELVLQNIKSDRNGIAMTIDLTILDQSNDCQPLAGVFVDLWHCDADGNYSEYGGNELQTTDYRDKDFLRGRQTTDANGQISFISIFPGWYPGRAPHIHLEILDSNENSIRVTQIAFPKSTCDTVYATSNYKGTADTLNNNDNVFSDSVDGNMADSLTGNTTDGYTLTKTIVV, from the coding sequence ATGGACAGAAAAAAGTTTTTAAGAAATGGCATATTAGGACTAGGTTCTTTGGTTGCCGTACCTGCAATTATTAGTGCTTGTAACAAAGAAGAAAATAATGGTGCTTGCAGCTTATCTCCTTCCGAAACGGCTGGACCTTTTCCTATAAAAACGCCATCTGAATTGGTATTGCAAAATATTAAAAGTGATAGAAATGGTATTGCGATGACTATAGACTTAACTATTTTAGATCAAAGTAACGACTGCCAACCACTTGCTGGTGTTTTTGTTGATTTATGGCATTGTGATGCTGATGGCAATTATTCTGAATATGGAGGAAATGAATTGCAAACTACAGATTATAGAGATAAAGATTTTTTAAGAGGAAGACAAACTACAGATGCCAATGGACAAATTTCATTTATTAGTATATTTCCTGGTTGGTATCCTGGAAGAGCACCTCATATTCATTTAGAAATTTTAGATAGTAATGAAAATTCTATACGAGTTACACAAATTGCTTTTCCAAAGAGTACCTGTGATACTGTTTATGCTACTAGTAATTACAAAGGAACAGCAGATACTTTAAATAATAATGATAATGTATTTTCGGATAGTGTTGATGGTAATATGGCTGATTCATTAACTGGAAATACTACTGATGGTTATACTTTAACCAAAACTATTGTAGTATAA